A window of the Halopseudomonas phragmitis genome harbors these coding sequences:
- a CDS encoding acetyl-CoA C-acetyltransferase: protein MPEAYIVDALRSPTGKRKGSLSGIHAIDLGAHVLRTLVERNSIPADEYDDVIFGCVDTIGSQAGDIARTSWLAAGLPLNVPGTTVDRQCGSSQQAVHFAAQAVMSGTQDVVAVGGVQTMTQIPISSAMLAGQPLGFADPFCGSEGWRARFADQPVNQFYAAQRIASHWQISRAEMEAFALESHQRALQAIAAGHFEREIVPLNGLKQDETPRETTLEKMASLEPVDPQFPDITAAVSSQTCDASSAMLVVSEAALKRYNLTPRARIHHLSVRGDCPIWHLTAPIEATRQALKKTGLRMAEIDRVEINEAFASVVMAWQKELDYDPARTNVLGGAIALGHPLGATGTKLMTTLLHELERSGGRYGLQTMCEGGGQANVTIIERL, encoded by the coding sequence ATGCCTGAAGCCTATATCGTAGATGCCCTGCGCAGCCCGACCGGCAAGCGCAAGGGCAGCCTGTCCGGCATCCATGCCATTGACCTTGGGGCGCATGTACTCAGGACGCTGGTTGAACGCAACAGCATTCCTGCTGACGAGTATGACGACGTGATTTTTGGTTGCGTTGACACCATCGGCTCCCAGGCGGGTGACATTGCTCGCACCAGTTGGCTGGCGGCCGGGCTGCCGCTGAATGTGCCTGGTACTACGGTTGACCGCCAGTGCGGTTCATCGCAGCAGGCCGTGCATTTTGCCGCTCAGGCGGTTATGAGTGGAACTCAGGATGTGGTCGCGGTGGGCGGAGTTCAGACCATGACCCAGATTCCGATTTCCTCGGCCATGCTGGCGGGCCAGCCCTTGGGGTTTGCCGACCCGTTCTGCGGCAGTGAAGGCTGGCGCGCGCGCTTTGCCGATCAGCCGGTCAACCAGTTCTATGCCGCCCAGCGCATCGCCAGCCATTGGCAGATCAGCCGTGCCGAGATGGAAGCCTTCGCCCTGGAGAGCCATCAGCGGGCATTGCAGGCGATTGCGGCCGGACATTTCGAACGTGAGATCGTGCCACTCAATGGCTTGAAACAGGACGAAACGCCGCGCGAGACCACGTTGGAAAAAATGGCCAGCCTGGAACCGGTTGACCCGCAGTTTCCGGATATCACCGCAGCTGTATCGAGCCAGACCTGTGATGCCTCGTCGGCAATGCTGGTGGTGTCGGAAGCCGCGCTGAAGCGCTACAACCTGACTCCGCGCGCGCGCATTCATCACCTCAGTGTGCGTGGCGATTGTCCGATCTGGCATCTCACCGCTCCGATCGAAGCAACCCGTCAGGCGTTGAAAAAAACCGGTCTGCGCATGGCCGAGATCGACCGGGTTGAAATCAATGAAGCTTTCGCGTCGGTGGTCATGGCCTGGCAGAAAGAGCTGGATTACGACCCGGCCCGTACCAACGTGCTAGGTGGTGCTATTGCCCTTGGCCACCCCCTGGGTGCGACCGGGACCAAGCTGATGACCACCCTGCTGCATGAACTGGAACGCAGTGGCGGCCGTTATGGTTTGCAGACCATGTGCGAAGGCGGTGGACAGGCCAACGTCACCATTATCGAACGCCTTTGA
- a CDS encoding acyl-CoA dehydrogenase family protein, giving the protein MDFTFTEDQLAFREAISRFLMTEAPPEMLREIWETEEGRSPTMRRKMAEQGLTALSVPEAQGGLGMDDIAWSLMTQELGYYAIADSMADTAYVATGLLNALPAGTPRRDELLAQIAEGDVRIAVGHPVNPLVADVHLADVVLVEHQGEVHALSREQIGYERNPSIDSSRRLSRLSVTPNAESCLADAVHGRQAWDQTLNRGALAVAGQSLGLAQRMLDLSVDYVVQRKQFGKPIGSFQAVKHHLADVASKIEFAKPVLYRAAHALARGEAGAALCVSHAKLACCEAAWLAARHGIQVHGAMGYTWEVDLQMFMKRCWALDSSWGDRAFHKSRVAKAVLADDATIGPQYTFGS; this is encoded by the coding sequence ATGGACTTTACCTTTACCGAAGACCAGCTCGCTTTCCGCGAGGCCATCAGTAGGTTCCTGATGACTGAGGCCCCACCGGAGATGCTCCGTGAAATCTGGGAAACCGAAGAAGGCCGCTCACCGACCATGCGCCGCAAGATGGCCGAGCAGGGCCTGACAGCCCTGTCTGTGCCAGAAGCCCAGGGTGGCCTGGGTATGGATGATATCGCTTGGTCGCTAATGACCCAGGAGCTGGGTTATTACGCAATTGCCGACTCCATGGCCGATACCGCTTACGTTGCCACTGGTCTGCTAAATGCCTTGCCGGCTGGAACCCCGCGCCGTGACGAGCTGTTGGCGCAGATTGCCGAGGGCGATGTGCGGATTGCCGTTGGCCATCCAGTCAATCCGCTGGTGGCCGATGTGCACCTGGCTGACGTGGTGCTGGTTGAGCACCAGGGTGAGGTACATGCCCTGAGCCGTGAGCAGATCGGCTATGAGCGCAATCCCAGCATCGACAGCTCCCGGCGTTTGAGCCGCCTGAGCGTAACCCCGAATGCCGAGTCCTGCCTGGCAGATGCGGTCCATGGTCGACAGGCTTGGGATCAGACCCTTAACCGAGGCGCCTTGGCGGTTGCTGGCCAAAGCCTGGGGCTTGCGCAACGCATGCTCGATCTGTCGGTCGACTACGTGGTTCAGCGTAAACAGTTTGGCAAACCTATCGGCAGCTTCCAGGCAGTCAAGCACCACCTGGCGGATGTGGCTAGCAAGATCGAGTTTGCCAAACCGGTGCTTTACCGCGCCGCCCATGCGTTGGCGCGGGGGGAGGCAGGTGCTGCTCTGTGTGTCTCCCATGCCAAGCTGGCCTGCTGCGAAGCGGCATGGCTGGCGGCTCGACATGGGATCCAGGTGCATGGCGCCATGGGTTACACCTGGGAAGTTGATCTGCAGATGTTCATGAAGCGCTGTTGGGCGCTTGATTCTTCCTGGGGCGACCGCGCCTTCCACAAGTCACGAGTGGCCAAGGCCGTTCTGGCGGATGACGCCACGATTGGCCCGCAATACACCTTTGGGAGCTGA
- a CDS encoding acyl-CoA dehydrogenase family protein, translated as MHLNYTDKQNAFRAEVRAWLKDNVPSQPLNSYDTREGFEEHRAWERKLYDSRWSMVMWPEHLGGRGCDLIEWLIFEEEYYAANAPMRVNQNGQLLLGPTLMEFGSEEQKRHFLPRIASSEDMWAQGWSEPNAGSDMAAIRSKAIRDGDHYVVSGQKTWSTRASFADWTFGLFRSDPQSQRHHGLTYLMVPLDSPGVTIRPIKALNGKEAFAEIFFDEVRVPVEHRIGAEGQGWHVAMATAGFERGLLLRSPARFQQTAKRLVALYQANPQIAERDPGVRDAVIESWMGAQAYAQAAYHTVGLVEKGAKIGAEASINKIVWSELDLKMHETAMRILGAYGELRGTAPEAVDGGSWLEGFLFAQAGPIYAGTNEIQRNIIAERMLGLPKA; from the coding sequence ATGCACCTGAACTATACCGACAAGCAAAACGCCTTTCGCGCCGAGGTGCGAGCCTGGCTCAAGGACAACGTGCCTAGCCAGCCGTTGAACAGTTACGACACCCGTGAAGGGTTTGAAGAGCATCGTGCCTGGGAGCGCAAGCTGTATGACAGCCGCTGGTCAATGGTCATGTGGCCGGAGCACCTGGGTGGTCGAGGCTGCGACCTGATCGAGTGGTTGATTTTCGAGGAAGAGTACTACGCTGCCAATGCGCCTATGCGGGTTAACCAGAATGGCCAGCTACTGCTCGGACCGACCCTGATGGAGTTCGGTAGCGAAGAGCAGAAGCGCCATTTCTTGCCGCGTATCGCGTCCAGTGAGGATATGTGGGCACAGGGCTGGTCAGAACCCAATGCCGGTTCGGATATGGCGGCGATCCGTAGCAAGGCCATTCGCGACGGCGATCACTATGTGGTCAGTGGTCAGAAAACCTGGTCGACCCGGGCGAGTTTCGCCGACTGGACCTTTGGCCTGTTCCGTAGTGATCCGCAGAGTCAGCGTCATCATGGCCTGACCTATCTGATGGTGCCGCTGGATAGCCCAGGGGTAACCATTCGCCCGATCAAGGCGCTGAATGGCAAAGAAGCCTTTGCCGAAATCTTCTTTGACGAAGTACGCGTGCCGGTTGAGCACCGTATCGGTGCTGAGGGGCAGGGCTGGCATGTGGCTATGGCTACCGCTGGTTTTGAGCGGGGTCTGCTGCTGCGCTCACCGGCCCGTTTCCAGCAGACGGCCAAGCGTCTGGTTGCTTTGTATCAGGCCAATCCCCAGATCGCCGAACGAGATCCTGGCGTGCGAGATGCGGTGATTGAAAGCTGGATGGGGGCTCAAGCTTATGCCCAGGCGGCCTATCACACCGTTGGCCTGGTTGAAAAAGGCGCCAAAATCGGTGCGGAGGCCAGTATCAACAAGATCGTTTGGTCCGAACTGGATTTGAAAATGCACGAGACCGCGATGCGGATACTCGGTGCCTACGGCGAGCTGCGCGGTACCGCCCCAGAAGCGGTGGATGGTGGCAGTTGGCTGGAGGGTTTCCTGTTTGCCCAGGCCGGTCCTATCTATGCCGGTACCAACGAAATCCAGCGCAACATCATCGCTGAGCGCATGCTCGGCTTGCCGAAAGCCTGA
- a CDS encoding enoyl-CoA hydratase family protein, with protein MTTAFTTQIQQGIAELVIDKPPVNALDSQEWLALANQIDALGADPEVRVLIIRSEGRGFCAGVDIKELDAHPERIVKVNAGNYATFKAIHRCRVPVIVAVHGFVLGGGIGMTGAADIVVASRCATFALPEVDRGAMGGGAHLQRLFPVQKVRYMFFTGETVTAPDAMRYGFIERLVEREELAASARDIAAKIAAKSPAMIRIAKEALNGIEDGNLEDKYRWEQGFTLEAYTMPDSAETRRAFVEKREASF; from the coding sequence TCAATGCGCTCGATAGCCAGGAGTGGTTGGCTCTGGCTAACCAGATTGATGCCTTGGGCGCCGACCCCGAGGTGCGGGTGCTGATTATCCGTTCAGAAGGCCGCGGCTTCTGTGCTGGTGTGGATATCAAGGAGCTGGACGCTCATCCCGAACGGATCGTCAAGGTCAATGCTGGTAACTATGCCACCTTCAAGGCCATTCACCGTTGCCGGGTGCCGGTGATCGTCGCTGTGCATGGGTTTGTGCTGGGCGGCGGCATTGGTATGACCGGTGCGGCCGATATTGTGGTTGCCTCGCGCTGCGCGACCTTTGCCTTGCCGGAAGTGGACCGCGGGGCAATGGGAGGTGGTGCTCACCTGCAGCGGCTGTTTCCGGTACAGAAGGTCCGCTACATGTTCTTCACCGGGGAAACCGTCACAGCACCAGACGCCATGCGTTACGGCTTTATCGAGCGATTGGTCGAGCGCGAGGAGCTGGCTGCCAGCGCACGCGATATCGCTGCGAAAATTGCCGCCAAGAGCCCGGCAATGATCCGTATAGCCAAGGAAGCATTGAACGGAATTGAAGACGGCAACCTGGAAGACAAGTACCGCTGGGAGCAGGGCTTCACTCTGGAGGCCTACACCATGCCCGATTCGGCGGAAACCCGTCGTGCCTTTGTTGAAAAGCGCGAAGCCAGCTTCTGA